In Montipora foliosa isolate CH-2021 chromosome 13, ASM3666993v2, whole genome shotgun sequence, one DNA window encodes the following:
- the LOC137982394 gene encoding protein kinase C-binding protein NELL2-like isoform X2, with amino-acid sequence MGPVFYLYAVFLLFGLKVFSTCPYGDCRELAFPEFFFFADKRLVNHFIKTLQVNDFDMCQLRCYQNPNCVSINFNFNQESKGNHNCELNNATHKSYKDELDANTGYAYHGTLNACDEPRCKNGGTCQSGFTDKGYRCMCPLGFTLAHCGQDIDECSTGNHNCSHVAMCNNTFGAYNCNCKKGYAADGRNCSDIDECSTGKHNCSHVAACNNTIGSYNCICKEGYLGDGRNCSDIDECSTGEHNCSHVAVCNNTIGSYNCTCQEGYVGDGRNCSDIDECLTGKHNCSHVNMMCKNTVGSYNCTCKEAYVGDGRDCSGKRRDCPKDWVANDKYCYKRLAHRPKKLQVARDQCKKKLALADLPIIKSEQENTFIAGLMTLTPPAPWVRLGIKREEGELRWFGGISAEKTNKKRYNAWANDEPKAGYHCAYIKFSGSPNVSKWYGGPCDYDVGKAPFLLCQKPRF; translated from the exons GTGATTGTCGGGAACTTGCTTTTCCAGAGTTCTTCTTCTTTGCGGACAAGCGTCTGGTGAACCATTTCATTAAGACTTTACAAGTGAACGATTTTGATATGTGTCAGTTGCGATGTTACCAGAACCCCAACTGCGTCAGCATTAATTTCAACTTCAATCAAGAAAGCAAGGGAAATCACAACTGCGAGCTGAACAACGCAACACATAAAAGCTATAAAGATGAACTTGACGCAAATACGGGTTACGCCTACCACGGAACACTT aACGCTTGCGATGAACCTCGCTGTAAAAACGGAGGCACCTGCCAATCTGGATTTACAGACAAAGGTTATCGTTGCATGTGCCCGCTCGGTTTTACCTTGGCTCATTGTGGACAAG ATATCGATGAGTGTTCAACAGGAAACCACAACTGCAGCCATGTGGCCATGTGCAACAACACATTTGGTGCATATAACTGCAATTGTAAGAAAGGATATGCCGCGGACGGACGGAACTGCTCAG ATATTGATGAGTGTTCAACAGGAAAACACAACTGCAGCCATGTTGCCGCTTGCAACAACACCATTGGTTCATATAACTGCATTTGTAAGGAAGGATATCTTGGTGACGGACGAAACTGCTCAG ATATCGATGAGTGTTCAACAGGAGAACACAACTGCAGCCACGTGGCCGTGTGCAACAACACCATTGGCTCATATAACTGCACTTGTCAGGAAGGATAtgttggagacggacgaaaCTGCTCAG ATATCGATGAGTGTTTAACAGGAAAACACAACTGCAGCCATGTCAACATGATGTGCAAGAACACTGTTGGTTCATATAACTGCACTTGTAAGGAGGCATACGTTGGAGACGGGCGAGACTGCTCAGGCAAGAGAAGAG ATTGTCCTAAAGACTGGGTGGCAAATGACAAATATTGCTATAAACGGCTTGCACATCGACCCAAAAAACTGCAAGTTGCTCGAGACCAATGCAAGAAAAAGTTAGCGTTAGCAGACCTGCCAATAATTAAATCGGAGCAGGAAAACACCTTCATTGCTGGCCTGATGACGCTGACCCCTCCGGCACCTTGGGTTAGGCTTGGTATTAAGCGAGAGGAAGGCGAGCTGCGTTGGTTTGGCGGTATATCAGCAGAGAAAACGAATAAAAAACGTTATAACGCATGGGCCAACGATGAGCCGAAAGCCGGGTATCATTGTGCTTACATCAAGTTCTCTGGCTCCCCTAATGTTTCAAAGTGGTATGGCGGCCCGTGCGATTACGACGTCGGAAAGGCTCCCTTTCTCCTTTGTCAAAAACCGCGTTTTTAA
- the LOC137982394 gene encoding protein kinase C-binding protein NELL2-like isoform X3, translating into MGAVFYLYGAFLQFGFNVVSTSPDGDCRELAFPEFFFFADKRLVNHFIKTLQVNDFDMCQLRCYQNPNCVSINFNFNQESKGNHNCELNNATHKSYKDELDANTGYAYHGTLNACDEPRCKNGGTCQSGFTDKGYRCMCPLGFTLAHCGQDIDECSTGNHNCSHVAMCNNTFGAYNCNCKKGYAADGRNCSDIDECSTGKHNCSHVAACNNTIGSYNCICKEGYLGDGRNCSDIDECSTGEHNCSHVAVCNNTIGSYNCTCQEGYVGDGRNCSDIDECLTGKHNCSHVNMMCKNTVGSYNCTCKEAYVGDGRDCSGKRRDCPKDWVANDKYCYKRLAHRPKKLQVARDQCKKKLALADLPIIKSEQENTFIAGLMTLTPPAPWVRLGIKREEGELRWFGGISAEKTNKKRYNAWANDEPKAGYHCAYIKFSGSPNVSKWYGGPCDYDVGKAPFLLCQKPRF; encoded by the exons GTGATTGTCGGGAACTTGCTTTTCCAGAGTTCTTCTTCTTTGCGGACAAGCGTCTGGTGAACCATTTCATTAAGACTTTACAAGTGAACGATTTTGATATGTGTCAGTTGCGATGTTACCAGAACCCCAACTGCGTCAGCATTAATTTCAACTTCAATCAAGAAAGCAAGGGAAATCACAACTGCGAGCTGAACAACGCAACACATAAAAGCTATAAAGATGAACTTGACGCAAATACGGGTTACGCCTACCACGGAACACTT aACGCTTGCGATGAACCTCGCTGTAAAAACGGAGGCACCTGCCAATCTGGATTTACAGACAAAGGTTATCGTTGCATGTGCCCGCTCGGTTTTACCTTGGCTCATTGTGGACAAG ATATCGATGAGTGTTCAACAGGAAACCACAACTGCAGCCATGTGGCCATGTGCAACAACACATTTGGTGCATATAACTGCAATTGTAAGAAAGGATATGCCGCGGACGGACGGAACTGCTCAG ATATTGATGAGTGTTCAACAGGAAAACACAACTGCAGCCATGTTGCCGCTTGCAACAACACCATTGGTTCATATAACTGCATTTGTAAGGAAGGATATCTTGGTGACGGACGAAACTGCTCAG ATATCGATGAGTGTTCAACAGGAGAACACAACTGCAGCCACGTGGCCGTGTGCAACAACACCATTGGCTCATATAACTGCACTTGTCAGGAAGGATAtgttggagacggacgaaaCTGCTCAG ATATCGATGAGTGTTTAACAGGAAAACACAACTGCAGCCATGTCAACATGATGTGCAAGAACACTGTTGGTTCATATAACTGCACTTGTAAGGAGGCATACGTTGGAGACGGGCGAGACTGCTCAGGCAAGAGAAGAG ATTGTCCTAAAGACTGGGTGGCAAATGACAAATATTGCTATAAACGGCTTGCACATCGACCCAAAAAACTGCAAGTTGCTCGAGACCAATGCAAGAAAAAGTTAGCGTTAGCAGACCTGCCAATAATTAAATCGGAGCAGGAAAACACCTTCATTGCTGGCCTGATGACGCTGACCCCTCCGGCACCTTGGGTTAGGCTTGGTATTAAGCGAGAGGAAGGCGAGCTGCGTTGGTTTGGCGGTATATCAGCAGAGAAAACGAATAAAAAACGTTATAACGCATGGGCCAACGATGAGCCGAAAGCCGGGTATCATTGTGCTTACATCAAGTTCTCTGGCTCCCCTAATGTTTCAAAGTGGTATGGCGGCCCGTGCGATTACGACGTCGGAAAGGCTCCCTTTCTCCTTTGTCAAAAACCGCGTTTTTAA
- the LOC137982394 gene encoding protein kinase C-binding protein NELL2-like isoform X1 produces the protein MGPVLYLYAAFLLFGFNVVSTCPDGDCRELAFPEFFFFADKRLVNHFIKTLQVNDFDMCQLRCYQNPNCVSINFNFNQESKGNHNCELNNATHKSYKDELDANTGYAYHGTLNACDEPRCKNGGTCQSGFTDKGYRCMCPLGFTLAHCGQDIDECSTGNHNCSHVAMCNNTFGAYNCNCKKGYAADGRNCSDIDECSTGKHNCSHVAACNNTIGSYNCICKEGYLGDGRNCSDIDECSTGEHNCSHVAVCNNTIGSYNCTCQEGYVGDGRNCSDIDECLTGKHNCSHVNMMCKNTVGSYNCTCKEAYVGDGRDCSGKRRDCPKDWVANDKYCYKRLAHRPKKLQVARDQCKKKLALADLPIIKSEQENTFIAGLMTLTPPAPWVRLGIKREEGELRWFGGISAEKTNKKRYNAWANDEPKAGYHCAYIKFSGSPNVSKWYGGPCDYDVGKAPFLLCQKPRF, from the exons GTGATTGTCGGGAACTTGCTTTTCCAGAGTTCTTCTTCTTTGCGGACAAGCGTCTGGTGAACCATTTCATTAAGACTTTACAAGTGAACGATTTTGATATGTGTCAGTTGCGATGTTACCAGAACCCCAACTGCGTCAGCATTAATTTCAACTTCAATCAAGAAAGCAAGGGAAATCACAACTGCGAGCTGAACAACGCAACACATAAAAGCTATAAAGATGAACTTGACGCAAATACGGGTTACGCCTACCACGGAACACTT aACGCTTGCGATGAACCTCGCTGTAAAAACGGAGGCACCTGCCAATCTGGATTTACAGACAAAGGTTATCGTTGCATGTGCCCGCTCGGTTTTACCTTGGCTCATTGTGGACAAG ATATCGATGAGTGTTCAACAGGAAACCACAACTGCAGCCATGTGGCCATGTGCAACAACACATTTGGTGCATATAACTGCAATTGTAAGAAAGGATATGCCGCGGACGGACGGAACTGCTCAG ATATTGATGAGTGTTCAACAGGAAAACACAACTGCAGCCATGTTGCCGCTTGCAACAACACCATTGGTTCATATAACTGCATTTGTAAGGAAGGATATCTTGGTGACGGACGAAACTGCTCAG ATATCGATGAGTGTTCAACAGGAGAACACAACTGCAGCCACGTGGCCGTGTGCAACAACACCATTGGCTCATATAACTGCACTTGTCAGGAAGGATAtgttggagacggacgaaaCTGCTCAG ATATCGATGAGTGTTTAACAGGAAAACACAACTGCAGCCATGTCAACATGATGTGCAAGAACACTGTTGGTTCATATAACTGCACTTGTAAGGAGGCATACGTTGGAGACGGGCGAGACTGCTCAGGCAAGAGAAGAG ATTGTCCTAAAGACTGGGTGGCAAATGACAAATATTGCTATAAACGGCTTGCACATCGACCCAAAAAACTGCAAGTTGCTCGAGACCAATGCAAGAAAAAGTTAGCGTTAGCAGACCTGCCAATAATTAAATCGGAGCAGGAAAACACCTTCATTGCTGGCCTGATGACGCTGACCCCTCCGGCACCTTGGGTTAGGCTTGGTATTAAGCGAGAGGAAGGCGAGCTGCGTTGGTTTGGCGGTATATCAGCAGAGAAAACGAATAAAAAACGTTATAACGCATGGGCCAACGATGAGCCGAAAGCCGGGTATCATTGTGCTTACATCAAGTTCTCTGGCTCCCCTAATGTTTCAAAGTGGTATGGCGGCCCGTGCGATTACGACGTCGGAAAGGCTCCCTTTCTCCTTTGTCAAAAACCGCGTTTTTAA
- the LOC137982394 gene encoding uncharacterized protein isoform X4 produces MGPVLYLYAAFLLFGFNVVSTCPDGDCRELAFPEFFFFADKRLVNHFIKTLQVNDFDMCQLRCYQNPNCVSINFNFNQESKGNHNCELNNATHKSYKDELDANTGYAYHGTLNACDEPRCKNGGTCQSGFTDKGYRCMCPLGFTLAHCGQDIDECSTGKHNCSHVAACNNTIGSYNCICKEGYLGDGRNCSDIDECSTGEHNCSHVAVCNNTIGSYNCTCQEGYVGDGRNCSDIDECLTGKHNCSHVNMMCKNTVGSYNCTCKEAYVGDGRDCSGKRRDCPKDWVANDKYCYKRLAHRPKKLQVARDQCKKKLALADLPIIKSEQENTFIAGLMTLTPPAPWVRLGIKREEGELRWFGGISAEKTNKKRYNAWANDEPKAGYHCAYIKFSGSPNVSKWYGGPCDYDVGKAPFLLCQKPRF; encoded by the exons GTGATTGTCGGGAACTTGCTTTTCCAGAGTTCTTCTTCTTTGCGGACAAGCGTCTGGTGAACCATTTCATTAAGACTTTACAAGTGAACGATTTTGATATGTGTCAGTTGCGATGTTACCAGAACCCCAACTGCGTCAGCATTAATTTCAACTTCAATCAAGAAAGCAAGGGAAATCACAACTGCGAGCTGAACAACGCAACACATAAAAGCTATAAAGATGAACTTGACGCAAATACGGGTTACGCCTACCACGGAACACTT aACGCTTGCGATGAACCTCGCTGTAAAAACGGAGGCACCTGCCAATCTGGATTTACAGACAAAGGTTATCGTTGCATGTGCCCGCTCGGTTTTACCTTGGCTCATTGTGGACAAG ATATTGATGAGTGTTCAACAGGAAAACACAACTGCAGCCATGTTGCCGCTTGCAACAACACCATTGGTTCATATAACTGCATTTGTAAGGAAGGATATCTTGGTGACGGACGAAACTGCTCAG ATATCGATGAGTGTTCAACAGGAGAACACAACTGCAGCCACGTGGCCGTGTGCAACAACACCATTGGCTCATATAACTGCACTTGTCAGGAAGGATAtgttggagacggacgaaaCTGCTCAG ATATCGATGAGTGTTTAACAGGAAAACACAACTGCAGCCATGTCAACATGATGTGCAAGAACACTGTTGGTTCATATAACTGCACTTGTAAGGAGGCATACGTTGGAGACGGGCGAGACTGCTCAGGCAAGAGAAGAG ATTGTCCTAAAGACTGGGTGGCAAATGACAAATATTGCTATAAACGGCTTGCACATCGACCCAAAAAACTGCAAGTTGCTCGAGACCAATGCAAGAAAAAGTTAGCGTTAGCAGACCTGCCAATAATTAAATCGGAGCAGGAAAACACCTTCATTGCTGGCCTGATGACGCTGACCCCTCCGGCACCTTGGGTTAGGCTTGGTATTAAGCGAGAGGAAGGCGAGCTGCGTTGGTTTGGCGGTATATCAGCAGAGAAAACGAATAAAAAACGTTATAACGCATGGGCCAACGATGAGCCGAAAGCCGGGTATCATTGTGCTTACATCAAGTTCTCTGGCTCCCCTAATGTTTCAAAGTGGTATGGCGGCCCGTGCGATTACGACGTCGGAAAGGCTCCCTTTCTCCTTTGTCAAAAACCGCGTTTTTAA